The proteins below are encoded in one region of Pseudomonas putida NBRC 14164:
- a CDS encoding ligase-associated DNA damage response exonuclease, which translates to MDLVIARPEGLYCPPGDFYIDPWRPVDRAVITHGHGDHARTGNGHYLTASPGAGILRSRLGQGINLQTLPYGERLIHHGVTLSLHPAGHVLGSAQVRLEHQGQVWVASGDYKVEPDGTCTPFEPVPCHTFITESTFGLPIYRWPSQGEIFAGINAWWRANSEQGKASVLFCYAFGKAQRILHGLDPSIGPILVHGAVEPLNRVYRDAGIHLPQTHYAGDIPRNDPLLRQALVLAPPSAGGSSWMRRFGEYSDAFASGWMLLRGARRRRGVDRGFVLSDHADWPGLLWAIGETGAERVMVTHGSVNVLVRYLNEQGLDARAFATEYGDEDDVATTEPAP; encoded by the coding sequence ACTGCCCGCCCGGTGATTTCTACATAGACCCTTGGCGGCCCGTGGACCGCGCCGTGATCACGCATGGCCACGGTGACCATGCACGCACCGGCAATGGCCATTATCTGACCGCCAGCCCCGGCGCCGGTATCCTGCGCAGCCGCCTGGGCCAGGGTATCAATTTGCAGACCCTGCCCTATGGCGAGCGCCTGATACACCATGGTGTGACCCTGAGCCTGCACCCGGCCGGGCATGTGCTGGGCTCGGCGCAGGTGCGCCTGGAGCATCAGGGCCAAGTCTGGGTCGCCTCTGGGGACTACAAGGTAGAGCCCGATGGCACCTGCACCCCCTTCGAACCGGTGCCGTGCCACACCTTCATCACCGAATCGACCTTCGGCCTGCCTATCTACCGCTGGCCAAGCCAGGGTGAGATCTTCGCCGGCATCAATGCCTGGTGGCGGGCCAACAGCGAACAGGGCAAGGCCAGCGTGCTGTTCTGCTATGCCTTCGGCAAGGCCCAGCGCATTCTGCATGGGCTGGACCCCAGCATCGGCCCGATCCTCGTGCATGGCGCCGTCGAGCCGCTCAACCGGGTGTACCGGGACGCCGGTATACACCTGCCGCAGACCCACTATGCCGGCGATATCCCGCGCAACGACCCTTTGCTGCGCCAGGCGCTGGTCCTGGCACCACCCTCGGCCGGTGGCAGCAGCTGGATGCGCCGCTTCGGCGAGTACAGCGACGCCTTCGCCAGCGGCTGGATGCTGTTGCGCGGCGCCCGCCGACGGCGCGGCGTGGACCGGGGCTTCGTGCTCTCGGACCATGCCGACTGGCCCGGCCTGCTGTGGGCAATCGGCGAGACCGGCGCCGAACGGGTGATGGTTACCCACGGCTCGGTCAATGTGCTGGTGCGCTACCTCAACGAACAAGGCCTTGATGCCCGCGCCTTCGCCACCGAGTACGGCGACGAGGACGACGTCGCCACTACCGAACCTGCACCATGA